From the genome of Nitrosopumilus sp., one region includes:
- a CDS encoding aminotransferase class I/II-fold pyridoxal phosphate-dependent enzyme — protein MASKHKLNFIDSELQKLKQVNLYRKLRYGTVEGSHITIKDKKLINLCSNDYLGISTTKIQIKQLQSSSRLVSGNDESYRKLEDKLARHKTHQSSMIYPTGYMANLGAISALAKKGDMILSDELNHASIIEACKLSDAKVLVYRHNDMEDLNKKLKQKGKNKFIITEGIFSMDGDMSRLKQITEISEKSKAITIVDDAHGDFAVGSDGRGTPNYLRVAKKVDLYISSLSKGLGSFGGYVSSQNNVIDLCINKSKSFIYTSALPSVLVDHSMKRFESDREKQKKKLEKNIKQISNGLRQIGYEINSNTHIIPIVIGDAKLAMNFGKFLFDNGVFAQPIRYPTVPIDQARLRLSVTAWLSSKDIERSLDIFEKAYAKFAVNA, from the coding sequence TTGGCCTCCAAGCATAAACTAAATTTCATCGACTCGGAGTTACAGAAACTAAAGCAAGTCAACCTCTACAGAAAATTGAGATATGGAACCGTTGAGGGTTCACATATCACCATCAAAGATAAAAAACTCATCAACTTGTGCTCAAACGATTACCTGGGAATATCTACGACAAAAATTCAAATCAAACAATTGCAATCAAGCTCAAGACTGGTTTCAGGCAACGACGAGTCATATAGAAAATTAGAAGACAAGCTTGCAAGACACAAGACACATCAAAGCAGTATGATCTATCCGACGGGATACATGGCAAATCTCGGAGCAATATCCGCCCTCGCTAAAAAGGGAGACATGATTCTCAGCGACGAGCTAAACCATGCAAGCATAATTGAGGCATGCAAGTTATCAGACGCCAAAGTTTTAGTTTACAGACACAATGACATGGAAGACCTGAATAAGAAATTGAAACAAAAAGGGAAAAACAAGTTCATAATCACAGAAGGAATATTCAGCATGGACGGAGACATGTCGCGACTAAAGCAAATTACAGAGATATCTGAGAAATCAAAAGCCATCACAATAGTGGATGACGCACATGGTGACTTTGCAGTTGGAAGCGATGGAAGAGGAACGCCAAATTATCTGAGAGTTGCAAAAAAAGTTGACTTGTACATCAGCAGCCTAAGTAAAGGACTAGGATCATTTGGAGGGTACGTCTCATCACAAAACAACGTAATTGATTTGTGCATAAACAAGTCAAAGTCATTCATATACACTTCAGCACTGCCTTCTGTTTTGGTGGACCATTCCATGAAGAGATTTGAGTCAGACAGGGAAAAACAAAAGAAAAAGCTAGAAAAAAACATCAAGCAGATCTCGAACGGACTCAGGCAGATAGGCTATGAGATAAACTCCAACACCCACATCATTCCAATAGTCATAGGAGATGCAAAATTGGCCATGAATTTTGGAAAGTTTTTGTTTGATAACGGAGTATTTGCACAGCCGATCAGATATCCGACGGTTCCAATAGACCAGGCAAGGCTCAGACTTTCAGTTACTGCATGGCTGTCAAGCAAAGACATTGAAAGGTCGCTGGATATATTTGAGAAAGCATATGCAAAATTTGCAGTTAACGCATAG
- a CDS encoding cytochrome C biogenesis protein — protein sequence MADVTILVALLAGLSSFVAPCILPMIPAFLAYISGTTVSELSSKKNGDTITSSGSVLSINRLNIILNTVFFVLGFSVVFSVLGVLINSVLSNATGEITNSLNFVGGTIIVAFGIFLLLSTKIRALNVEKKFFPKKSKSSYPMSFVFGLAFAVGWTPCVGPILGTILTLAATTPSVSFSLLLAYSLGLGIPFVLMGVFFSRATKIIRSMSKHLKYYNVILGGFIILLGILVFTNQLAYIANFPLLNELVLLG from the coding sequence ATGGCAGACGTTACAATTCTTGTGGCCTTACTTGCAGGCCTCAGCTCGTTTGTAGCTCCTTGCATCTTGCCAATGATTCCAGCTTTTCTTGCATACATTTCTGGAACGACAGTTTCAGAACTAAGTTCTAAAAAGAACGGTGATACGATTACGTCTTCCGGTTCCGTGTTGTCCATTAACAGACTCAACATAATTCTAAATACGGTATTTTTTGTACTGGGATTTTCAGTAGTATTTTCAGTTTTGGGCGTTTTGATAAACAGCGTGCTCTCAAATGCGACGGGAGAAATCACAAACAGCCTCAACTTTGTAGGAGGAACCATCATCGTGGCGTTTGGAATATTCCTGTTGCTATCAACAAAGATTCGCGCACTAAACGTCGAAAAGAAATTCTTTCCAAAAAAATCAAAATCAAGCTATCCAATGTCATTTGTTTTCGGACTTGCGTTTGCAGTAGGATGGACACCATGTGTCGGACCGATATTGGGAACCATACTTACTTTGGCTGCCACTACACCGTCAGTCTCTTTCAGTCTTTTGCTTGCATATTCATTAGGACTAGGAATTCCATTCGTACTGATGGGAGTGTTTTTCTCAAGGGCAACCAAAATCATTCGCTCCATGTCAAAGCATTTGAAATATTATAACGTGATACTGGGAGGATTCATCATATTATTGGGAATCCTTGTATTTACCAATCAGCTTGCTTATATTGCAAACTTTCCGCTTCTAAACGAATTGGTGCTGCTAGGGTGA
- a CDS encoding redoxin domain-containing protein translates to MKTEIKTGLIFGIVIAVGIGILGMIFASLDEAQSTDTLTQTDSFSKMDKSGFKKVPDLVGIAHHLNTTPEELEEEIKGKVVLYDIWTYSCINCIRTLPYITAWDDKYAEQGLLIIGVHSPEFEFEKDVENVKMAVSKHGINYPVVMDNDMETWKAFENNYWPRKYIADHEGYIRYDHIGEGDYQKTEKIIQQLLEERAMSTGVEMKTNASLVDIEEFEHSLFRTPELYFGYKFAQNRNQLGSDEGFQPGKTVSYSEPAKIDLHKFYLTGDWKNYEDSMEMISETGSIKLLYNAKEVNIVTDSNAELEILLDGNPISSEYSGTDITEGNVLKVTEAGLYNIVSSESSSSHVMEINVTGDGFQIFTFTFG, encoded by the coding sequence ATGAAGACAGAGATCAAGACAGGATTAATTTTTGGCATAGTGATTGCAGTGGGAATAGGGATTTTGGGCATGATCTTTGCATCCCTTGACGAGGCACAGTCTACAGATACGTTAACCCAAACGGATTCATTTTCAAAGATGGACAAGTCAGGATTCAAGAAAGTCCCAGATCTGGTAGGAATCGCACATCATCTCAACACGACACCTGAAGAACTAGAAGAAGAGATCAAAGGCAAAGTCGTACTGTATGACATATGGACATACAGCTGCATCAACTGCATCAGAACTCTGCCATACATTACGGCATGGGATGACAAGTATGCAGAGCAGGGATTACTCATCATAGGAGTTCATTCCCCGGAATTTGAGTTTGAAAAAGACGTTGAGAATGTCAAGATGGCAGTAAGCAAGCACGGCATCAACTATCCCGTAGTAATGGACAATGACATGGAGACATGGAAGGCGTTTGAGAACAACTACTGGCCAAGAAAGTACATTGCAGACCATGAGGGATACATCAGGTATGATCATATTGGCGAAGGGGATTATCAAAAGACAGAAAAAATAATTCAGCAGCTTTTAGAAGAAAGAGCAATGTCAACAGGAGTTGAAATGAAGACAAATGCTTCTCTTGTAGACATTGAAGAATTTGAACATTCGTTGTTCAGAACACCGGAATTGTATTTTGGCTATAAGTTTGCGCAAAACAGAAACCAGCTGGGAAGTGATGAAGGATTTCAACCAGGTAAAACCGTATCATACTCAGAGCCAGCAAAAATAGATTTGCACAAGTTCTATCTTACAGGAGACTGGAAAAACTATGAAGACAGCATGGAGATGATATCCGAAACAGGTAGCATCAAACTTCTATACAATGCAAAAGAAGTCAACATCGTAACAGACAGCAATGCAGAATTAGAAATATTACTAGATGGCAACCCGATATCATCAGAGTATTCCGGTACAGACATCACTGAAGGCAACGTATTGAAAGTGACAGAAGCAGGACTATACAATATAGTCAGCAGTGAAAGCAGCTCATCACACGTAATGGAGATAAACGTTACAGGAGACGGCTTTCAGATATTCACATTCACGTTCGGATAG